A section of the Camelus dromedarius isolate mCamDro1 chromosome 14, mCamDro1.pat, whole genome shotgun sequence genome encodes:
- the FABP3 gene encoding fatty acid-binding protein, heart isoform X1 yields MKTTMPAPRRVGQSFPSLGISPGPSLTMVDAFVGTWKLVDSKNFDDYMKSLGVGFATRQVGNMTKPTTIIEVNGDTITVKTQSTFKNTAISFKLGVEFDETTADDRKVKSTVTLDGGKLVHLQKWNGQESTLVRELVDGKLILTLTHGSVVSTRTYEKEA; encoded by the exons ATGAAGACCACGATGCCTGCGCCGCGAAGAGTGGGCCAGAGCTTTCCCAGCTTGGGCATCAGCCCAGGG CCTAGTCTCACCATGGTGGACGCGTTCGTGGGCACCTGGAAGCTAGTGGACAGCAAGAATTTCGATGACTACATGAAGTCACTAG gTGTGGGTTTTGCTACCAGGCAGGTGGGCAACATGACTAAGCCTACCACAATCATCGAAGTGAATGGGGACACAATCACCGTAAAAACGCAAAGCACCTTCAAGAACACGGCGATCAGCTTCAAGCTGGGAGTGGAGTTCGATGAGACAACAGCAGATGACAGGAAGGTCAAG TCCACTGTGACGCTGGATGGAGGCAAACTTGTCCACCTGCAGAAGTGGAATGGACAAGAGTCAACACTTGTGCGGGAACTCGTTGATGGGAAACTCATCCTG ACGCTCACCCACGGCAGTGTAGTTAGCACTCGCACTTATGAGAAAGAGGCATGA
- the FABP3 gene encoding fatty acid-binding protein, heart isoform X2 codes for MVDAFVGTWKLVDSKNFDDYMKSLGVGFATRQVGNMTKPTTIIEVNGDTITVKTQSTFKNTAISFKLGVEFDETTADDRKVKSTVTLDGGKLVHLQKWNGQESTLVRELVDGKLILTLTHGSVVSTRTYEKEA; via the exons ATGGTGGACGCGTTCGTGGGCACCTGGAAGCTAGTGGACAGCAAGAATTTCGATGACTACATGAAGTCACTAG gTGTGGGTTTTGCTACCAGGCAGGTGGGCAACATGACTAAGCCTACCACAATCATCGAAGTGAATGGGGACACAATCACCGTAAAAACGCAAAGCACCTTCAAGAACACGGCGATCAGCTTCAAGCTGGGAGTGGAGTTCGATGAGACAACAGCAGATGACAGGAAGGTCAAG TCCACTGTGACGCTGGATGGAGGCAAACTTGTCCACCTGCAGAAGTGGAATGGACAAGAGTCAACACTTGTGCGGGAACTCGTTGATGGGAAACTCATCCTG ACGCTCACCCACGGCAGTGTAGTTAGCACTCGCACTTATGAGAAAGAGGCATGA